One part of the Arcanobacterium phocisimile genome encodes these proteins:
- the hemW gene encoding radical SAM family heme chaperone HemW gives MSPKPAHELSFPDSDVTDGFGAYVHIPFCQVRCGYCDFNTYTNTDFGTGASVGDYHESVLREIAQSAQRLSGHETGAGLTSIFFGGGTPTMLNASQLVAVLDALRTQFGVVDGAEVTTEVNPETVDRQALQTLKDGGFTRVSFGMQSAVSHVLATLERQHTPGQVTKVTRWAREVGLEFSVDLIYGVPGESREDWQRSLDVAVALDPGHISAYGLTIEPGTAMGRQVRRGELADTDPDEQATKYEMAEATLSAAGFSWYEVSNWAKPGKHSRHNLAYWRNTNWWGYGPGAHSHINGTRFWNMKHPGAYAQHLLADTLPVADVEHLSADEQREEDIMLGVRLADGIAIPEGAQPSVVAGLIADELIDPAAALGGRIVLTLRGRLLADTVIRALW, from the coding sequence CTGTCACCTAAACCAGCCCACGAACTGTCGTTCCCTGATTCTGATGTGACCGATGGTTTCGGGGCCTACGTTCATATCCCGTTCTGCCAGGTGCGTTGCGGATATTGTGATTTCAACACCTATACGAATACTGACTTTGGCACAGGTGCCTCGGTTGGCGACTATCACGAGTCGGTACTGCGCGAAATTGCGCAGTCTGCGCAACGCCTGAGTGGCCATGAAACTGGTGCAGGCCTGACGTCGATCTTCTTCGGCGGTGGTACGCCCACTATGCTCAACGCATCCCAACTCGTTGCGGTACTTGATGCGTTACGTACACAGTTCGGCGTCGTTGATGGAGCTGAAGTTACGACGGAAGTCAACCCGGAAACAGTTGACCGCCAAGCGTTACAAACGCTGAAAGACGGCGGGTTTACGCGAGTGTCGTTCGGTATGCAAAGCGCTGTGTCACACGTTTTGGCTACGCTTGAGCGTCAGCATACTCCCGGCCAGGTGACGAAAGTGACTAGGTGGGCGCGTGAGGTCGGGTTAGAGTTTTCGGTGGACTTGATTTACGGTGTGCCGGGGGAGAGCCGCGAGGATTGGCAGCGCTCCCTCGACGTCGCCGTTGCCTTAGATCCGGGGCATATTTCGGCCTATGGTTTGACGATTGAGCCGGGTACGGCGATGGGCCGGCAGGTACGACGCGGTGAGCTTGCTGATACTGATCCTGATGAACAGGCTACAAAATATGAAATGGCTGAGGCGACGCTGAGCGCAGCCGGCTTCTCCTGGTATGAGGTGTCGAACTGGGCTAAGCCCGGGAAACACTCTCGGCATAATCTGGCGTACTGGCGTAATACTAACTGGTGGGGTTACGGCCCGGGTGCGCATAGCCATATTAACGGTACGCGGTTTTGGAATATGAAACATCCAGGAGCATATGCGCAGCATCTTTTGGCTGATACGTTGCCGGTCGCTGATGTGGAGCATTTGAGCGCTGACGAGCAGCGTGAAGAAGACATCATGTTGGGGGTGCGGTTAGCTGATGGCATCGCTATTCCTGAGGGTGCGCAACCTTCGGTGGTTGCGGGGCTGATTGCTGATGAACTCATCGATCCGGCGGCTGCGCTCGGCGGGCGGATTGTCTTGACGTTGCGCGGGCGGTTGCTTGCCGATACGGTGATTCGCGCACTGTGGTGA
- a CDS encoding pentapeptide repeat-containing protein produces the protein MVTATEQLVSDSPQKRIAGVYALAEISDTYRGEYKQRVVDILCGYLRTDRHGEHTQKFIERLEPGQSDEKPAGACHARLISPDAVVESTIFRVMRERLLRNRISVNEDLANTDKNLDNIQVKNTDQLWCDCAFDLQGAVLVENLNLSQVSFDSNVNFDDVYFPSRSNFSHSVFSGTVSFLRARFDVAKFERASFDEVSFRKQPSLAYIIFVNGGSSGNT, from the coding sequence ATGGTAACAGCTACTGAACAGCTCGTGTCGGATTCTCCGCAAAAACGTATAGCCGGTGTGTATGCGCTGGCAGAAATTTCGGATACCTATCGAGGAGAGTATAAACAGCGCGTTGTTGACATTCTCTGTGGCTATCTTCGAACAGATCGGCATGGTGAGCATACCCAAAAATTTATTGAGCGACTTGAGCCTGGGCAATCTGATGAGAAACCTGCTGGCGCCTGCCATGCAAGACTCATATCTCCAGATGCGGTAGTGGAATCGACGATCTTCAGGGTAATGCGAGAGCGATTACTGCGAAATCGCATCTCTGTTAACGAAGACCTAGCCAATACCGATAAAAACTTGGACAACATTCAAGTCAAAAATACAGACCAACTTTGGTGCGATTGTGCGTTCGATCTACAAGGTGCGGTCCTTGTTGAGAATCTGAATTTATCGCAGGTTTCGTTCGACAGCAACGTTAATTTCGATGATGTTTATTTTCCATCTAGGTCCAATTTTTCCCACTCAGTGTTCTCTGGAACTGTGAGTTTTCTTCGGGCGCGTTTTGATGTAGCGAAGTTTGAACGGGCGAGTTTTGATGAGGTCAGTTTTAGGAAGCAACCTTCGTTAGCTTATATCATTTTTGTGAACGGGGGGAGTTCCGGAAACACTTGA
- the pulA gene encoding pullulanase-type alpha-1,6-glucosidase: MKRTKLRFSRSMMVGISTIVLLLTTLVAVPANAAPVAVIVTGNFLDETTSCADWAPACTDTEMSNSTEKPTVYEKTLTVPSGSWKYKVKADENWYSNIGDDMQITVAAATEITFQFDTKTGRIGLKYDQLAAPYTPADDALIQTPVEKGTGESFYFVLTDRFYNGDTSNDTADLGANPMESGFDPTNKGFYHGGDIAGLRAKLDYIQDLGMTAIWLTPSFQNRPVQGSGENASAGYHGYWITDFTQIDPHLGTNDELKLLIDEAHGRGIKVYFDIIVNHTADLIQFKDLGENGDVAYRSVAEFPYKDAQGNPFNITEYAGSPSFPQLSATTSFPYIPERVGEIKPDTLSDVTLYHNRGNGTWQRGSEDFTFGDFYTLDDLMTENPKVVSAMTDIYSTWANFGIDGFRIDTAKHVNFPFWQEWTKNIKAAANNKDFFMFGEVYNFDARDLAPYARNTEMDATLDFGWQSSALAYLRGGSAEAFGGIYAADDLYTTPHSTAGDMPTFLGNHDMGRIGYLLNGKSNILERELLGHELMFLTRGQPVVYYGDEQGFVGTGNDKDARQSLFASQVSDYQNQLLVDGTTLGNQDHFSQTAPVYAKIQEVARLRNAHDALKTGAQIQLYADNGPGIYAFARVDRNEKTEYLVAVNNTEAPKSASFPTLTANTEYVPLYGATDPVKATDKIDITVPAFGAVVYKANKPVNSSDNIEITLAPNQFRSAEAQSRGLDGQPTVTSALAEVSATIAPHRWAETSFAWRIVGETQWKPLGVATGDKPRVFHDVDGLDRGTLVEYRAVSVDSMGNKVATSSYASVNLEQGELGTQKLDPLQAHVFVPGTHNDIMGCTKNWQENCPQAELKLDPASGWYTQKFTLPAGNYQYKVALNGTWDESYGEKNGVRGIASGAGGENSPYHLDSEQEVTFFYNPDTHEFYNTAQRDSWTLPGTFNKDLGCTTGGVNGGNWDPACLVTLMADPENDGVFIFETLNIPAGDHEVKAAKNFRWNNGEIGCPSEAGGNCHFTAQENKMTRFTLDVNKHTLSITSVDPTRYIEYQTHWLAPDTFAWPTELGHDGTWELYWAADGGITIDDGIKGAEGHVALVKDPRGLASDLKKNDPHLRDYTALHPAQDIDNIEDILTGQLMVVYTNPRGVPLYAGGVQTPRVLDALYADSAGKREQGVSFDGDTPSLSLWAPTAKSVTLRLFEEPGADGVVGNNFFEYKMNRETDGSWTILGKPEWKNRPYQYDVEVYIPEIATVSSQPDQKKKAETIQNNIVTDPNSVALAVNSTHSVIVDLSDKEFIPAGWPGQAPQLKNFTQHAIYELNVRDFSIADQTVPQNKRGTYAAFTEQESDGMKHLKELSAAGMNTIHLLPTNDIGSIPELRADQETPNVPQAGSDHAEQQEAVMAVADRDGFNWGYDPYHYVAPEGSYAMDENQYGGKRTREYRQMVAGLHEAGYQVILDQVFNHTYSSAQYQQSTFDRIVPGYYYRLDMKGTTLNTPCCSEVATEHKMAEDHMVDSIVSWAKIYKVDGFRFDLMGFHSRDTMEKVRAELDALTVEKDGIDGKKMYLYGEGWNFGSVANDVRFKQARQGNLDGTGIGSFNDRLRDGVHGHGDNKFEQGFGNGLATAPNAHTTSDNAAYEKLKHKTDLIRLGLAGNLRDYEFYTSDGNLTRGDHIDYGGQPAGFASQPYESVNYVDAHDNETLYDLNVFGLPIDTSMDDRVRMNTLSLATVAMGQSPMFWHGGTDILRSKSLDRNSYNSGDYFNQIDWSLQTNNFGIGLPPARDNQQQWGNMAPLLQNGSLKPDQAAMKSASAQAQELLKLRSSSPLFTLGSAELIKERVTFPDAGSLATPGMIMMRISDPRPQTTSASTAMVRAFLEAVMPVSVPNADDLDPDIADILVVFNATPQLLEKSIEELKGIDYALSDIQANGVDEVVKSTTWSKDEGKVSIPARSVAVLVAKQETPDTVRPVITVDPQEVALTVGAEVPVLTDGVSATDDVDGVFALSDIVVKVEKVDGDSVTVVDKISTDIPGTFQVTYSVVDKAGNTAAPVVRTYSVVDLSAPVVIVEPASVELAVGSQVPVLTDGVSATDDVDGVFALSDIVVKVEKVDGDSVTVVDKISTDIPGTFQVTYSVVDKAGNTAAPVTRTYSVTDQTPPEITVQPAEISLTVGDVMPTEEQLRGGASATDNVDSELSITLEVPKEATTDKPGMFIIRFTVSDSAGNTASAERTYHVVAAPVQPEPEPEGPQDSDLTNNQHKPSGSPEENSAIVGNQQEPDQPQPSSPTVVDSPEQLSRTGVDLYALGIIALVVLGAGMTLRRRYRQ; this comes from the coding sequence ATGAAGCGAACGAAACTGCGGTTTTCACGATCAATGATGGTCGGTATATCAACCATTGTTCTTTTGCTGACGACGTTGGTTGCTGTTCCAGCTAACGCGGCACCAGTAGCGGTGATTGTTACCGGTAATTTTCTTGATGAGACGACCTCGTGTGCTGACTGGGCCCCAGCCTGCACCGACACCGAGATGAGTAATAGTACTGAAAAACCAACAGTCTATGAAAAGACGTTAACCGTGCCGAGCGGCTCTTGGAAATACAAGGTTAAAGCAGACGAGAACTGGTATTCAAATATTGGTGACGATATGCAGATCACCGTAGCTGCGGCTACCGAGATTACCTTCCAGTTTGACACTAAAACGGGACGCATTGGGCTAAAATATGATCAGCTAGCAGCCCCTTATACGCCTGCAGATGATGCGCTCATACAAACTCCAGTTGAAAAAGGTACCGGAGAATCCTTCTATTTCGTCCTCACAGATCGTTTTTACAACGGCGATACCTCGAATGACACCGCTGATTTAGGTGCCAACCCGATGGAATCGGGTTTTGACCCAACCAACAAAGGTTTTTACCACGGTGGTGATATTGCCGGACTAAGGGCAAAACTTGATTACATTCAAGACCTTGGAATGACTGCTATTTGGCTTACCCCGTCTTTCCAAAATCGCCCAGTGCAAGGCAGCGGAGAAAATGCGTCCGCTGGCTACCACGGATATTGGATAACCGATTTTACCCAGATCGATCCGCATCTTGGCACAAATGATGAACTCAAATTATTGATTGACGAAGCACATGGGCGCGGAATTAAAGTGTATTTCGATATTATCGTTAACCACACTGCCGATTTGATTCAATTTAAGGATTTGGGCGAAAATGGCGATGTTGCGTATAGGTCAGTGGCTGAATTCCCGTATAAAGATGCCCAAGGAAATCCTTTTAATATTACTGAGTACGCTGGAAGCCCCTCATTCCCACAACTCTCTGCAACTACGTCGTTCCCATATATTCCAGAACGCGTAGGCGAGATTAAACCTGACACACTCAGCGACGTCACCCTCTACCACAATCGCGGCAACGGCACCTGGCAAAGGGGTAGTGAAGATTTTACCTTTGGTGATTTCTACACCCTCGACGACCTGATGACTGAAAACCCCAAGGTCGTTTCTGCTATGACCGATATTTATTCGACTTGGGCAAACTTTGGTATCGATGGATTCCGTATCGATACCGCAAAGCATGTGAACTTCCCATTCTGGCAAGAATGGACTAAGAACATCAAGGCCGCGGCGAACAATAAAGACTTCTTCATGTTCGGCGAAGTCTACAACTTCGATGCCCGCGATCTAGCACCCTATGCGCGCAATACCGAAATGGACGCAACACTTGATTTCGGCTGGCAAAGCTCTGCACTGGCCTATCTTAGAGGCGGTAGCGCAGAAGCATTCGGTGGAATATATGCCGCAGACGACCTATACACAACTCCACACTCAACCGCCGGAGATATGCCAACCTTCCTCGGCAACCACGATATGGGACGTATCGGGTACCTGTTAAACGGAAAAAGTAATATTCTGGAACGTGAGCTACTCGGACACGAACTCATGTTCCTTACCCGCGGTCAGCCAGTGGTCTACTACGGCGATGAGCAAGGCTTCGTCGGGACTGGAAATGATAAAGACGCCCGCCAGTCTTTATTTGCGTCGCAGGTAAGCGATTATCAAAATCAGCTACTTGTTGATGGCACTACGCTTGGCAACCAAGACCATTTCTCCCAAACAGCCCCGGTGTATGCCAAGATCCAAGAAGTTGCACGACTACGTAATGCCCATGACGCCTTAAAGACCGGTGCGCAGATCCAGCTCTATGCCGATAACGGCCCTGGAATTTATGCGTTTGCTCGAGTAGATCGAAACGAGAAAACCGAATACCTCGTAGCAGTTAACAATACCGAGGCTCCTAAATCAGCCTCATTCCCCACGCTGACTGCGAATACAGAATATGTGCCACTGTACGGAGCCACGGATCCAGTGAAGGCTACCGATAAGATTGACATCACGGTACCAGCATTCGGGGCAGTTGTTTACAAGGCAAATAAGCCAGTTAACAGTAGCGACAATATAGAGATCACCTTGGCTCCGAATCAGTTCCGATCCGCCGAAGCACAATCGCGCGGGTTAGATGGCCAACCAACAGTTACCTCTGCACTAGCTGAAGTATCGGCGACCATCGCACCGCATCGATGGGCAGAGACCTCCTTCGCGTGGCGTATCGTCGGGGAAACCCAGTGGAAACCACTAGGGGTAGCAACCGGTGATAAACCGCGCGTATTCCACGATGTTGACGGTCTTGATCGGGGAACTCTTGTGGAATATCGGGCCGTTAGCGTTGATTCGATGGGTAATAAAGTGGCAACCAGTTCCTATGCTTCGGTAAATCTGGAGCAAGGTGAATTGGGAACCCAAAAGCTCGATCCGCTACAAGCGCATGTTTTTGTCCCCGGAACTCACAACGATATAATGGGATGCACAAAGAACTGGCAAGAGAACTGCCCACAGGCAGAACTGAAGCTCGATCCCGCATCTGGATGGTACACACAAAAATTCACCTTGCCAGCCGGTAACTACCAGTACAAGGTTGCATTGAACGGCACCTGGGATGAATCCTACGGCGAAAAGAACGGCGTACGCGGCATTGCATCTGGCGCTGGTGGCGAGAACTCGCCGTATCATCTTGACTCCGAACAAGAAGTGACCTTCTTCTACAATCCAGATACACACGAGTTCTATAACACTGCGCAACGCGATAGCTGGACCCTGCCTGGAACGTTTAATAAAGACCTCGGCTGTACAACCGGTGGTGTCAACGGCGGGAACTGGGATCCAGCCTGTCTCGTCACCCTCATGGCAGACCCAGAAAATGATGGTGTTTTCATTTTTGAAACACTCAATATCCCCGCTGGCGACCATGAAGTGAAAGCCGCTAAGAACTTCCGGTGGAATAACGGCGAAATAGGCTGTCCGAGTGAAGCCGGAGGTAATTGCCACTTCACAGCACAAGAAAATAAGATGACGCGCTTTACCCTCGATGTCAATAAGCACACGCTGTCGATCACATCGGTAGATCCAACGCGCTACATCGAATATCAAACTCATTGGTTAGCTCCTGACACCTTTGCATGGCCAACCGAACTAGGTCATGACGGTACCTGGGAATTGTATTGGGCAGCCGATGGTGGCATCACGATTGATGACGGTATCAAGGGCGCCGAAGGTCACGTTGCTCTTGTCAAAGACCCACGTGGTTTAGCCTCTGATCTGAAAAAGAACGATCCCCACTTACGCGACTACACCGCGCTACATCCTGCGCAAGATATTGACAATATCGAAGATATTTTGACCGGACAGCTCATGGTTGTGTACACAAACCCACGCGGTGTACCGCTTTACGCAGGCGGAGTGCAAACACCACGAGTATTGGACGCCCTTTACGCAGATAGTGCAGGCAAACGTGAGCAGGGAGTTTCGTTCGACGGCGATACCCCAAGCTTGTCGCTTTGGGCACCAACGGCAAAATCGGTTACCTTGCGTTTGTTTGAAGAGCCGGGTGCCGACGGCGTCGTGGGGAATAACTTCTTCGAATATAAGATGAACCGTGAAACTGACGGGTCTTGGACGATTCTTGGCAAACCAGAGTGGAAGAATCGACCTTACCAGTACGACGTCGAAGTCTATATTCCTGAAATTGCTACCGTATCAAGTCAGCCTGATCAAAAGAAGAAAGCCGAGACAATACAAAATAATATTGTCACCGATCCGAACTCAGTTGCGCTAGCAGTTAATTCTACGCATTCGGTGATTGTCGATCTGTCCGATAAAGAATTTATTCCAGCCGGTTGGCCCGGACAAGCTCCGCAGTTGAAGAATTTTACGCAGCACGCAATCTACGAACTCAACGTTCGTGACTTCTCAATTGCGGATCAGACAGTTCCGCAAAATAAGCGTGGCACGTATGCGGCATTCACCGAACAAGAATCTGACGGAATGAAGCATTTGAAGGAATTGTCGGCAGCAGGGATGAATACGATTCACTTACTGCCCACAAACGATATTGGTTCGATTCCAGAGTTGCGGGCGGACCAAGAAACTCCAAACGTACCACAAGCGGGATCAGACCATGCAGAACAACAAGAAGCTGTGATGGCAGTTGCCGATCGCGATGGTTTCAACTGGGGTTATGATCCCTACCATTACGTGGCCCCAGAAGGCTCGTATGCCATGGACGAAAACCAGTACGGCGGTAAGCGCACCAGGGAATACCGCCAAATGGTGGCCGGACTACATGAAGCTGGATACCAAGTTATTCTCGATCAGGTATTTAACCACACGTATTCTTCTGCGCAGTACCAGCAATCCACTTTCGATCGTATTGTGCCAGGCTACTATTACCGCCTTGATATGAAGGGCACGACGTTGAATACGCCATGCTGTTCTGAAGTGGCAACCGAGCACAAGATGGCTGAAGACCACATGGTCGATTCGATCGTATCGTGGGCAAAAATCTATAAGGTTGACGGTTTCCGCTTCGATCTGATGGGCTTCCACTCCCGCGATACTATGGAGAAAGTTCGCGCCGAATTAGATGCGCTCACCGTAGAAAAAGATGGCATCGATGGGAAGAAGATGTACCTGTACGGTGAAGGCTGGAACTTTGGTTCGGTGGCTAATGATGTGCGATTCAAGCAAGCCCGGCAAGGAAACCTCGATGGTACTGGCATTGGTTCGTTCAATGACCGGTTGCGTGACGGCGTGCATGGACACGGCGATAACAAGTTCGAACAGGGCTTTGGCAACGGTTTGGCTACGGCACCAAACGCACATACTACGTCAGATAATGCCGCATATGAAAAGTTAAAGCATAAGACTGACCTGATTCGGTTAGGCTTGGCTGGTAACTTGCGCGACTACGAGTTCTATACTTCGGATGGCAACTTAACGCGCGGCGACCATATCGACTATGGCGGGCAACCCGCAGGTTTTGCTTCGCAACCTTACGAGTCGGTCAACTATGTCGATGCCCACGATAACGAGACGCTATATGACTTGAACGTCTTTGGCCTTCCAATAGATACCTCGATGGATGACCGAGTACGGATGAATACCCTATCTCTGGCCACGGTGGCGATGGGGCAGTCGCCGATGTTCTGGCATGGCGGAACCGATATTCTCCGGTCAAAGTCTCTGGATCGAAACTCCTATAATTCTGGTGATTACTTCAACCAGATTGATTGGAGTTTGCAAACTAATAACTTTGGTATCGGTTTGCCACCCGCACGTGATAACCAGCAACAGTGGGGCAATATGGCGCCATTACTCCAAAATGGTTCACTAAAGCCAGATCAAGCCGCAATGAAGTCGGCGAGTGCTCAAGCTCAAGAATTACTCAAACTACGTTCTTCCTCGCCGTTGTTCACCTTGGGTTCTGCTGAACTCATTAAAGAACGAGTGACCTTCCCAGATGCGGGATCGCTAGCAACGCCGGGCATGATCATGATGCGAATCAGTGATCCGCGTCCGCAAACAACATCGGCTTCGACTGCTATGGTGCGAGCATTCCTTGAAGCAGTGATGCCAGTAAGTGTTCCTAACGCAGACGACCTTGATCCTGATATCGCTGATATTCTCGTTGTATTCAATGCGACACCACAGCTATTGGAGAAATCCATTGAAGAACTGAAAGGCATCGATTATGCGCTTTCAGATATTCAAGCGAACGGTGTTGATGAGGTCGTTAAGTCTACAACTTGGAGCAAGGATGAAGGAAAAGTTTCCATTCCCGCGCGCAGTGTCGCAGTCCTTGTCGCAAAGCAAGAAACACCAGATACTGTTAGGCCAGTTATCACTGTCGATCCGCAAGAAGTTGCTTTGACAGTTGGTGCAGAGGTTCCGGTTTTGACTGATGGTGTGAGTGCTACTGACGATGTTGATGGTGTGTTCGCACTGTCAGATATTGTGGTTAAGGTTGAGAAGGTTGATGGTGATAGTGTGACGGTGGTTGACAAGATCTCAACTGATATACCAGGAACTTTCCAGGTTACCTACTCTGTTGTGGATAAGGCTGGGAACACAGCTGCGCCAGTGGTTCGTACTTATTCTGTAGTTGATCTATCTGCTCCGGTAGTGATAGTAGAACCAGCTAGCGTTGAACTGGCGGTAGGATCGCAGGTTCCGGTTTTGACTGATGGTGTGAGTGCTACTGACGATGTTGATGGTGTGTTCGCACTGTCAGATATTGTGGTTAAGGTTGAGAAGGTTGATGGTGATAGTGTGACGGTGGTTGACAAGATTTCAACTGATATACCAGGAACTTTCCAGGTTACCTACTCTGTTGTGGATAAGGCTGGGAACACAGCTGCGCCAGTTACACGTACCTACTCGGTCACTGATCAGACACCGCCAGAAATCACAGTGCAACCCGCGGAAATCTCGTTGACGGTAGGAGATGTGATGCCTACTGAAGAGCAGCTGCGTGGCGGTGCAAGTGCAACGGATAACGTTGATTCTGAGTTGTCTATCACCTTGGAGGTGCCAAAAGAAGCCACGACGGACAAGCCTGGAATGTTCATAATTCGTTTCACCGTATCAGATTCTGCAGGAAATACTGCGAGCGCGGAACGCACATACCATGTCGTGGCTGCACCGGTTCAACCAGAACCAGAGCCCGAAGGCCCGCAGGACAGCGACTTAACGAACAATCAACATAAGCCATCCGGTAGTCCAGAAGAGAACAGCGCTATCGTTGGGAATCAGCAGGAACCCGATCAACCGCAACCTAGTTCTCCGACTGTGGTTGATTCTCCAGAACAATTATCGCGAACAGGTGTAGATCTTTACGCCTTGGGAATTATTGCCTTGGTTGTCCTCGGGGCGGGCATGACACTGCGCCGTCGATACCGGCAGTGA
- the trmB gene encoding tRNA (guanosine(46)-N7)-methyltransferase TrmB yields MTTTNEPTERNKNYGRIISFTRRGSRLGDKFEKVMAEHGPHYVIDYPAGEAQTTIADDAFIDLVAAFGRVAPLVVEIGPGSGEQLISQAKAHPERNFLALEAWAPGVARCVNAAMREGVENVRVMEADAAQTLPIIFRTDVEVPNPRAVEVWTFFPDPWRKTRHHKRRIVNETFARTIAGVLADDGIWRMATDWDNYAWQMRDVIERSECLTNLHPGENPDPNDEGDFVGGFAPRWTGRIMTRFEQRGIDAGRTIHDVCATPASAAHSITLP; encoded by the coding sequence ATGACGACGACGAACGAGCCTACTGAGCGTAACAAGAATTACGGTCGTATCATTTCGTTCACCCGCCGCGGTTCGCGGTTAGGGGATAAGTTCGAAAAGGTGATGGCTGAGCATGGCCCACACTATGTGATTGACTATCCGGCCGGTGAAGCCCAGACGACGATTGCTGACGATGCGTTTATTGATCTGGTAGCCGCCTTTGGTCGAGTTGCGCCGCTTGTGGTGGAGATCGGACCAGGCTCTGGCGAACAGCTTATTTCCCAGGCGAAGGCGCATCCGGAGCGGAATTTTCTTGCATTAGAAGCATGGGCACCTGGTGTGGCACGGTGTGTGAACGCTGCCATGCGCGAAGGTGTGGAGAACGTTCGCGTGATGGAAGCTGATGCTGCTCAGACATTGCCGATTATTTTCCGCACCGACGTTGAGGTTCCTAATCCGCGGGCTGTGGAAGTGTGGACGTTCTTTCCCGATCCGTGGCGTAAGACCCGCCATCACAAGCGTCGTATTGTGAATGAAACCTTCGCACGCACCATTGCAGGCGTGTTGGCTGACGACGGTATCTGGCGTATGGCCACCGATTGGGATAACTACGCCTGGCAGATGCGTGACGTTATTGAGCGCAGTGAATGCCTGACGAATCTGCATCCAGGGGAGAATCCTGATCCGAACGACGAAGGCGATTTCGTTGGCGGATTTGCGCCACGGTGGACCGGGCGAATCATGACCCGCTTCGAACAGCGCGGAATTGATGCTGGACGAACCATCCACGACGTGTGTGCGACGCCGGCTTCGGCTGCCCACAGCATCACCTTGCCGTGA